In a single window of the Coffea eugenioides isolate CCC68of chromosome 3, Ceug_1.0, whole genome shotgun sequence genome:
- the LOC113765640 gene encoding PLASMODESMATA CALLOSE-BINDING PROTEIN 3, with protein MAPSSNVVQMRIHTLHALLLISSSLVIHVAAATWCVARSDASDQALQTALDYACSAGADCAPLQSTGLCYLPNTLIAHASYAFNSYYQRRAMAPGSCSFAGTATIAKTDPSYGSCVYPSSPSAAGGPPTVGGMPTNPITSPSLSAPPPPETTPLNNGGGFRPGLGGGIPATQNSKAASLPSSTATTLTLSSFLLVLFLISEP; from the exons ATGGCACCGTCATCTAATGTGGTGCAGATGAGAATACACACACTACACGCACTACTACTCATCAGCAGCAGTTTAGTCATCCATGTGGCGGCAGCAACATGGTGTGTAGCCAGAAGTGATGCAAGTGATCAAGCTTTGCAAACAGCACTGGACTATGCTTGCAGTGCTGGTGCAGATTGTGCACCTCTTCAATCAACTGGGCTGTGTTATCTTCCCAATACTCTCATTGCTCATGCTTCTTATGCCTTCAATAGTTATTACCAGCGCAGGGCCATGGCTCCAGGATCCTGTAGCTTTGCTGGCACCGCCACCATAGCCAAAACTGATCCAA GCTATGGATCTTGTGTTTATCCATCATCTCCGAG CGCTGCAGGAGGACCACCTACCGTAGGCGGTATGCCAACCAATCCAATCACTAGTCCATCTTTGAGCGCACCACCACCACCGGAGACTACACCCTTAAACAACGGTGGAGGCTTCAGACCAGGGCTGGGTGGTGGAATTCCTGCAACACAGAATTCTAAAGCTGCTTCTCTACCATCCTCTACTGCGACTACCTTAACTCTTTCATCTTTCTTGCTTGTACTCTTTCTCATTTCTGAACCCTAA
- the LOC113764579 gene encoding purple acid phosphatase 15-like: protein MQSLEMALLKGRALVGLAVFLLLNLVQVYGRIPTTLEGPFKPVTVDLDKSFRGNAIDLPDTDHRVQKNVVGFEPEQISVSLSSDYDSAWISWITGEFQIGDNIKPLNPKTVKSFLYYGKSNLFLNHKIKGDSLIYNQLYPFEGLQNYTSGIIHHVRLTGLEPNTEYYYRCGDPSIPAMSDIYQFRTMPASGPKNYPSRIAVVGDLGLTYNTTSTVSHLISNQPDLVLLVGDVCYANLYLTNGTGADCYACSFPDTPIHETYQPRWDYWGRFMQPLVSKVPLMVVEGNHEIEEQVGNRTFAAYSSRFAFPSKESGSLSTFYFSFNAGGIHFIMLGAYIAYNKSADQYKWLKRDLAKVDRKVTPWLVATWHPPWYSTYVAHYREAECMRVEMEEILYKYGVDIVFNGHVHAYERSNRVYNYTLDPCGPVYIAVGDGGNREKMAIKHADEPGNCPDPSTTPDSYMGGFCAYNFTSGPAAGKFCWDRQPDYSAYRESSFGHGILEVKNETHALWTWHRNQDMYNEAGDQIYIVRQPERCPVEPKVSSSVEF from the exons ATGCAAAGTCTTGAGATGGCTTTGCTAAAAGGGAGAGCTCTTGTTGGGTTGGCTGTGTTTCTTTTGCTGAACCTTGTGCAAGTTTATGGGAGAATTCCGACAACTCTAGAAGGACCATTTAAGCCAGTGACAGTTGATTTGGATAAGAGTTTTAGAGGGAATGCAATTGATTTGCCAGATACTGATCATAGGGTGCAGAAAAATGTTGTAGGTTTTGAGCCTGAACAAATTTCAGTCTCCCTTTCTTCAGATTATGATTCAGCTTGGATTTCATGGATTACGG GTGAATTTCAAATAGGTGACAACATCAAACCATTGAATCCCAAGACTGTAAAAAGTTTTCTATACTATGGGAAATCAAATCTGTTCTTGAATCACAAAATAAAGGGTGATTCATTAATTTATAACCAGCTCTATCCATTTGAAGGCTTGCAGAACTACACCTCCGGGATCATACATCATGTCCGACTTACAG GATTGGAACCCAACACTGAATATTATTATCGATGCGGAGATCCTTCAATACCAGCAATGAGTGATATCTATCAATTCAGGACTATGCCTGCTTCAGGTCCAAAAAACTACCCTAGCAGAATAGCAGTGGTGGGAGACCTTGGTCTTACATACAATACAACTTCAACTGTTAGCCACTTGATAAGCAACCAGCCTGATCTTGTTCTATTGGTGGGGGATGTTTGCTACGCCAATCTGTATCTGACAAATGGAACTGGCGCTGATTGCTATGCTTGCTCGTTTCCTGATACACCCATCCATGAGACCTATCAACCTCGTTGGGATTACTGGGGAAG GTTTATGCAGCCACTAGTGTCTAAAGTACCACTAATGGTGGTAGAGGGAAACCATGAGATCGAAGAACAAGTTGGGAATCGGACATTTGCAGCCTATAGTTCTCGGTTTGCATTTCCATCTAAAGAAAGTGGATCTTTGTCTACATTCTACTTTTCATTCAATGCGGGAGGGATACATTTCATAATGCTCGGTGCATATATTGCATATAATAAGTCAG CTGATCAATACAAATGGTTGAAGAGAGATCTTGCAAAAGTTGACAGAAAAGTCACTCCTTGGCTGGTAGCAACTTGGCATCCTCCATGGTACTCAACATATGTAGCTCACTATAGGGAAGCTGAATGTATGAGGGTAGAGATGGAAGAAATACTGTACAAGTATGGTGTTGATATAGTCTTCAATGGACAT GTTCATGCCTACGAGAGATCAAACAGAGTCTACAACTACACACTGGATCCCTGTGGGCCTGTATACATAGCAGTTGGTGATGGTGGTAACAGGGAGAAAATGGCTATTAAACATGCTGATGAACCAGGGAACTGTCCAGACCCATCCACAACTCCAGACAGCTATATGGGTGGATTTTGTGCTTACAATTTTACATCAGGTCCAGCAGCTGGAAAGTTCTGTTGGGATCGACAGCCAGATTATAGTGCATACAGGGAAAGTAGCTTTGGACATGGTATTCTAGAG GTGAAGAATGAGACACATGCTCTGTGGACATGGCACCGGAATCAGGATATGTACAATGAAGCCGGTGATCAAATATACATTGTGAGACAACCCGAGAGATGCCCAGTTGAACCAAAG GTCTCTTCTTCAGTTGAATTCTAG